DNA from Verrucomicrobiaceae bacterium:
GGCGGCATCGCCTGCGTCACGGCAGAGGATGACAGCATCGAAAAACACGTCAGCGACACCCTCATCGCCGGCGCGGGCTTGTGCAAAGAAAGCGCCGTACGCACCATCGTCACCGAGGGGCCCGCACGCATCGCAGAGCTCGTCGCCTGGGGAGCACGATTTGACCAAAAAGAGGCCCAAAATGGCCATTTGGAGTTCGATTTGACCAAAGAAGGCGGTCACTCCACCCGGCGTGTTTTGCACTCCGCAGACGCCACAGGCAAAGAAATCACCGAAAAGCTCCTCGCAGCCGTGCGGGCGAAAAAAAACATCCGCATCCTCGAAAACCACTACGCCATCGACCTCATCACCACGGCCAAACTCGGACTCGCCTCCGAAGACCGCGTCCTCGGCGCCTACGTGCTCGATGAGACCACCGGTGAAGTCATCACCTGCCGCAGTGACCGCGTCATCCTGGCCACGGGCGGCTGCGGCCGCGTTTATCTTTATACCACCAATCCCAGCGTCGCCACGGGTGACGGCGTCGCGATGGCCTGGCGTGCTGGAGCCACCGTGGCCAACATGGAGTTCATCCAGTTTCACCCCACCTGCCTGTACCATCCGCAGAAGCGCTCCTTCCTCATCACCGAGGCCATGCGCGGTGAAGGCGCACGGCTCATTCATCAAAACGGGGACGAATTCATGCCCCGCTACGATCCGCGCAGCTCCCTCGCGCCGCGTGACATCGTCGCCCGCGCCATCGACCACGAGCTCAAGCGCACCGGTGCCCCCTGCGTCTATCTCGACATCAGTCATAAGCCTGCCGACTTCATCCTCGCCCATTTCCCGAACATCCACCGCGAGTGCCTCAGCGTCGGCATCGACATCACCAAGGAGCCCATTCCCGTCGTCCCCGCCGCGCACTATCAGTGCGGCGGCGTCTTGACCGATGTGAACGGCGCCACCAGCATCCGCGGCCTCTGCGCCGTCGGCGAAGTCGGCTGCACCGGCCTGCATGGTGCCAATCGCCTCGCCAGCAATTCCCTGCTCGAATGTGTCGTCACCTCGCACCGTGCCGTGGCCCATTTGGTCAAAAAACTGCCCATCGGCAAAAAAGCCGAGCAGAGCTACGACCTGCGCCCATGGGAAAAAAGCAGCGCCGTGAACAATGACGAACTCGTCGTCATTTACCACAACTGGGATGAGATCCGCCGCCTCATGTGGGACTATGTCTCCATCGTCCGCACCAATAAACGCCTCCAGCGAGCCGCCGCCCGCCTGCGCAACCTCAAACGCGAGGTACAGGAATTCTACTGGAGCTACCACGTCACCAGCGACGTGCTGGAGCTGCGCAACCTCGTCGAAACCGCCTCCCTCATCGTCGAATGCGCCCTCCGCCGCCACGAAAGCCGCGGCCTGCACTACACCCTCGACTACCCGCAACCAGATGCCTCCCGCACTCCGCAGGACACGACATTGAGGCGGTATTGAATGGCCTACGCAGGCCACACAAATGCGCACAAGACCAAGCAACCCCACGACATACGCAGGCGCTTCGCGGCGTGCTTTTGCAAAAACCGTTATCTTTCAGGAATTCGGTTAACCGAATCAGTCGGGGTAATACCAGAAGCCATCAATCGACGAGTAGGAGTATGTAATGCCTGGCTGATTGATGAAGTAGTTTATTCTGAAGCCACTCGAATCGGAGGTAAAGTCGTGAATGTGCGCTCTGACAAACGAGTTCGTGAACTTCAAGTCATTGATAGACTTTGGATAAGCGCCAGTCTCTTTGTGCTGTTTCATTGCCGCAGTAATGATGGCTGTAACGTCCTCGTGAATCATAGCCCACTTGCGGGATTGAGATGTTTGCCAAGTGAGAAGAAGACCGCCCATAATCGCAACACTAATGATCCCAACATCTCGCCGATAAAAAGCCGATAGAGTCGTACAAAGAACCAGAATAAGAACGAGGTAGTATAAACCTTGCATGACCTCTCCCTCAGTAAAGACCACATTATAGCCAAGGAAGTATGACGGCAGCAGTATCGCAATGGCTACGGTCAAGAATGACAACCAGGATGCATCACTCTTCGGATTTGGGTGAGGATCGGGCTTCTCCGGCATGGCTAGTGATTCTTTTGTTTACCTGAGTTTTAGAGGTGCGGCCATTTCTGTGCAAGCAGGTTGAAACTACAAATCGTATAATTGAAACAGGCTTTGCGGGTGGCCTCTACGAGCAACGTGGGCCGCTTCTGGAAAAGCCTATCCGTGAGGTCAGAGCGAGCCGAGCCTCTCTCACCAATTGTACGGAATAAAATCCTGCATAATCCTGTCAAAAGAGTGACCATCGATATTTAGAGCCTTTTTCGACCACACTCCCTTGTTGGCACCACCGAGACCGCTCACATCGCTGGCTTCCCCATATCCCACCACGGGCCTTGATTGAGGACGATTTCGGGGACGAGGGTTTGCCACTCGGGTTCGCCTTGCTGGATCATGCGGCGGACATCGGCACTGGTGTGAAAAAGCACATCGTCGCTGGAGACATTGCCAGCGGGGATCTCGCGCACGCTGCCTGTCTCCATCAGGTAGCGTAGAAGGTGCTTCTTTTCGGCACTGAGGCGGGCATCCTTGGCACCTAGCACATTGCCACTGTGTGGATCGCCCATCGGGTACACATAGAGACGCACTTGGTTTTTCAGCAGGCGGCCAAAGGACTCCAGCAGGCCGCCTTCGAGGTCCAAGCACCATTTTTCATTGAACAGCTCCTCAAAGAGCGGCAGCCCCAGCACGATGGCGATGGGCATCTGGGTGTGACGTGATAAAAACTTGCTCACACGATGAAACTCCGGGTAGCGGCTGATGAGCACGTTCTTCCCGAGTGCCTGGAGCACATCCGCACGGGCGAGGAACTCGCTATCCGGCACCTCGCAGCCACTGGCGAGCAGGTTATGCATGGTGATCTCCAGGATTTCGATGGTGCCAGCAGCAGCGGCTCCGAAGTCGGCCTGAAATGCCGCTTGGCCACGGGCGATCATGTCGAGATTCAGGTTCGTGATGGGATCAAAACTGCCGCGCTTCAGGAAGACGGGCTTTTTGAAGAAGACATCGCTCGCCTGCCAGATTTCGCCATTCGCTCCGAACAAAGCGGCATCGGCCAGACCGAGCCGCACCAGTTTGAGCGCGACGAGGCGGTCCTGAAACTCCGGCGCGGAGAAAGCGACGCCGCTGAAGTCGATCATGTCCACCTCGATACGTTTGCGGCTGAGATCGTCGAGCAAGCTGCGGAGGAAATCCTCCAGCGAGTGCCGCAGATGAAAGGCCGCGAAGATGAGATTCACGCCAAAGATGCCCAGCGCCTCACATTGACGCATGTGGCTATCATCCAGCAGTCGCACATGCACCTGGATGTCGTGGCTGGGGCCACCAGGCTCACTCTGAAAGCGCAGCCCTAGCCAGCCATGGCACTCCTGCGTGGTATCATTGTAGGCACGGGCACGGACGGTGTCGGCCAGGGTGAAGAAGCTCGTCGTCGCCCCGCGCTTGGCGTCTAGGCGCTGCAGCAGCATGGGGAATTCATGGTCCAGCATGGAGAGCATGCGCTGGCGTGAGACATAGCGGCTGGCCTTGCCATAAATCTCGTCGCTGATGGTCATGTCGTAAGCCGACATCGTCTTTGCGATGGTGCCGCTGGCACCGCCTGCGCGGAAGAACCAGTTCGCGATCTCTTGTCCGGCACCGATCTCGGCGAAGGTTCCGTAAATGGCCTTCGCTTGATTGATTTTGAAGGCTTTCTCCAGCGTGGTGAGTCGATCCGAATGAGTGTAGGGCATACACCGCTACTTTGACGAATCTCCCACCACATGCACGAGGCATTTGAAAGCATCACCAGCTCCATCTGACTCACCAGCGCCTGCCCACTGCGCCATCGTTTGATACGAAATCTCCTCCCAGCCCAGTTCCCGGCACCAGGCGCGGTAATCGGTGAAATTGATGTCCGCGGTCAAATCCATGCGCCCGGCGTTTTGCAGCAAATCAGGCCAATAAAGCCGCTGGTGCATGAAATAGGCCCGCAGCGTACCTCCAGGCCTGCGGTGATACAGAGCGGGGAATTCGTCCCCATAGTCGATGGTGAGCATCTGACCGCGTTTCCAGCCTTTGAAGCCGCTTTGCAGCCACTCGCGGATGCTCGGGTGGATTTCGCAGCGCTGCCCTTCCGGGAAGCTCGCATGCTTCAGCGCAGAAAACGGCTCCGCATCGACTCCCAGCGTCCGCAGCTGCTCTGGCAGCCACACCTCGCTCCAGCGGCCGCCGCGCCACTCCACCAGTGTCGCGGGAAAGGCATCCAGCAGCTCATTGTGATAAATCCAGGCCTCTCCACCTGTCGCCGCGAGAGCGGACTCGATGCTCTCATGCCACGTCACGCCCTGGAGCCGCCGCATCTGCTGCTCACGCAAAATGGGCGATGTCTCCACGATGTGAAAACGCATCCGCATCCTCCGCCACAGGCCCAACGAGCGCCGCACCTGCTCCATCAGCTCCCCGCATCCTGCACCGATCTCGATGACATTCCGCGCATCCTTCAGCCACGCAGCGATCCGCTTGCCCAGCGCCGGAAAAAGCGTCGCAGACGTGCTGAAGTCGCCACGAGCACCCACCGTTTTGATATTCCGCGAGTAATAGCCACGCTGCGGATCAAACAGCGCACGCTGCATGAAATGAGAAAAAGGCTCGGCGATGACGGAATCGTGTTTCAGAGATCCCCGAGTCTCACGCAAAGCAGCGCTGCCGTAAAGTTTTCTGAATTCTTCTGGCTCCCGGCTCATTGCGCCTTTGATGAGCGTCTTTCGCCATGCCCTCAGAACCCTCCCCACCACCGCAGCTCAAAGACTGGTTCGATGAAGCCCGCTACCGCTCCATCGCCCGGCAGCTCTCCCAGCTCACGCGTGGCTTTGATGCGAAGACCTTTCTCCAGCACACACTCACCGATCTAGAGCCCCGCAGCCTCATGCAGCGGCTGCATCAGTGCGCTACCGCCGCAGACGCTGCGCTCACCGGCACCTACCGCCAGAAAGTCGCCGTGCTCAAGCAGCTCGCACCGCAGATCGGGCATGAGTTCGTCGCCATCTTTTGCTGTGACTACGTCGCCACCTTTGGCCTGAAAGACTTCGATTTCTCCATGGAGGCACTGCGCTACCTGACCTGCTACGGCTCTGCCGAGTTCGCCGTGCGTCCATTCATCGTCGCAGATCAAACCAAAGCCCTGCAAACCCTGCTGCGCTGGACAGCGGACCCCGATGAAAAAGTGCGCCGCCTCGCTAGTGAAGGCAGCCGCCCGCGACTGCCCTGGGGCCTGCGCCTCACCGCACTCGTGCGCGATCCAGCACCCACCGCACCTATTTTAGAGGCATTGAAAGCCGACGAATCTCTCTTCGTCCGTCGCAGCGTCGCCAATCACCTCAATGACATCACCAAGGACCATCCGCAGCTCGTTGTGCAGCGCCTCACTGCATGGGATCTCGATCAAGAGCCCCTGCGCTGGATCGCCAAGCACGCCTGCCGCACCCTCATCAAGCGTGGTGATCCCCAGGCGCTGAAACTCTTCGGCTTCGGTCAAAAAGCAGCCGTCACCGCCACCCTGAAGCTCTCGCCTCCGCGTCTCACACTCGGTGATCGCCTGCACCTCGATGCGCACATCACCTCCACCAGCAACAAGCCGCAGCGCCTCGTCATCGACTACCTCATCCATTATGTGAAGTCCCGTGGTGCAGCCTTTGAAAAAGTCTTCAAATGGACCGAGCTGGAGCTCACTGCCGGCCAGAGCATCCACCTGAGCAAAACCCAGCTCATCCGTGACTTCACCACCCGCAAGCATCACCCCGGCCACCACCGCATCGAGCTCCAGATCAATGGCCAACGCCTCGCGGAAGCTGGGGTTGATTTAATCGCAGCACATGCCGCCTGAGGCTTGCTTTCACGAATGCATATTTGCACTTTGTACGTGTGAACGAATTCGAAGAACAACTGGCCTCTCAGCCGCATGATGCCTTTGCACGCAGCATGCTTTCTGATCCGCTGCATGCCCGTGCATTTTTCCAGGGGCATTTGCCAACGCAGCTCGTAGCTGCCGCTGACTGGAGCACGCTGGCACTGCTGCCATCCTCTTTCGTGCAGCAGAACCTCCAGCAGTCCCATACGGACCTGCTCTATCATGTGCAAATCGGAGGCCGTGAGGTGCTTCTCTATCTTTTGCTCGAGCACCAAACGAGCGTGGACCCGCTGATGCCATTGCGGCTACTCAATTACATCTCTCTGGTGCTACGGCGACATGTCGATCTGTATGGGTTACCGCTCCCTCCGCTTCTGCCCTTTGTATTGCACCAAGGTCCAGATCGCTGGTCGGTCAGCACTCAGTTCCGTGATCTTTTTGATCTTCCGCAGGACTTGGAGTCTCTCCTTTGCCCCTATTTGCCCACATTCGAACACGCACTACTCGACTTGAGCCAGTTCGACCCCGCACAGGAAGAAAAGCATCCGCAGATGCAGGTCATCCTACAACTCATGAAGGCTGCACGGGACAAGCAGCTCATGGAGTTCTTTGAATGGCTCGGAAAAGCAGGCAGCGAAATCACTCTGTTGCTGCATGAAGACCTTTTCCGTCGTTGCTTACTCTACGCGGTACACATCGACGTGAACCTTGACGTCGAAAGCATCTCCCATACACTCTCACAGCTCCCCGAACTCCAAAACCAAGCCATGTCCCTCGCTCAAAAACTCCGCAATGAAGGCCGCAACGAAGGCCTGGTTGAGGGTATCCACCGAGGCCAAGCTAAAGGGGCGTGGTTTGGTAAAATTCAGTTGTTGGAGCAGTTCTTGGGGCTGCCATCCGCCGAGACAGCTGTTTTGGCAGAGCTGGAAATGGATGCCCTGGAGCAAAAATACCGGGAGCTAGAGGCGCAGTACAATCTGCGATTCAAAAAGTAAGCTTTTTGACCTCAAGCCTTCGGTAGCAGCCGCGCGACGACCCAGAGCAAACCGAGCACCACCACCGCCATCGCGGCCCATAGCCATGGGCTGCCGCTGTGCGAGTCGCGTGCTGGTGGCGCGGGCGAGAGTGCCTCTGCATCACCGAGCTGCGTAGC
Protein-coding regions in this window:
- a CDS encoding DNA alkylation repair protein, yielding MPSEPSPPPQLKDWFDEARYRSIARQLSQLTRGFDAKTFLQHTLTDLEPRSLMQRLHQCATAADAALTGTYRQKVAVLKQLAPQIGHEFVAIFCCDYVATFGLKDFDFSMEALRYLTCYGSAEFAVRPFIVADQTKALQTLLRWTADPDEKVRRLASEGSRPRLPWGLRLTALVRDPAPTAPILEALKADESLFVRRSVANHLNDITKDHPQLVVQRLTAWDLDQEPLRWIAKHACRTLIKRGDPQALKLFGFGQKAAVTATLKLSPPRLTLGDRLHLDAHITSTSNKPQRLVIDYLIHYVKSRGAAFEKVFKWTELELTAGQSIHLSKTQLIRDFTTRKHHPGHHRIELQINGQRLAEAGVDLIAAHAA
- the nadB gene encoding L-aspartate oxidase, with product MIESDFIIIGTGAGGLSAALHAAEHGSVLMLTKRGALDSNSNWAQGGIACVTAEDDSIEKHVSDTLIAGAGLCKESAVRTIVTEGPARIAELVAWGARFDQKEAQNGHLEFDLTKEGGHSTRRVLHSADATGKEITEKLLAAVRAKKNIRILENHYAIDLITTAKLGLASEDRVLGAYVLDETTGEVITCRSDRVILATGGCGRVYLYTTNPSVATGDGVAMAWRAGATVANMEFIQFHPTCLYHPQKRSFLITEAMRGEGARLIHQNGDEFMPRYDPRSSLAPRDIVARAIDHELKRTGAPCVYLDISHKPADFILAHFPNIHRECLSVGIDITKEPIPVVPAAHYQCGGVLTDVNGATSIRGLCAVGEVGCTGLHGANRLASNSLLECVVTSHRAVAHLVKKLPIGKKAEQSYDLRPWEKSSAVNNDELVVIYHNWDEIRRLMWDYVSIVRTNKRLQRAAARLRNLKREVQEFYWSYHVTSDVLELRNLVETASLIVECALRRHESRGLHYTLDYPQPDASRTPQDTTLRRY
- a CDS encoding Rpn family recombination-promoting nuclease/putative transposase, yielding MNEFEEQLASQPHDAFARSMLSDPLHARAFFQGHLPTQLVAAADWSTLALLPSSFVQQNLQQSHTDLLYHVQIGGREVLLYLLLEHQTSVDPLMPLRLLNYISLVLRRHVDLYGLPLPPLLPFVLHQGPDRWSVSTQFRDLFDLPQDLESLLCPYLPTFEHALLDLSQFDPAQEEKHPQMQVILQLMKAARDKQLMEFFEWLGKAGSEITLLLHEDLFRRCLLYAVHIDVNLDVESISHTLSQLPELQNQAMSLAQKLRNEGRNEGLVEGIHRGQAKGAWFGKIQLLEQFLGLPSAETAVLAELEMDALEQKYRELEAQYNLRFKK
- a CDS encoding TonB-dependent receptor, which encodes MPYTHSDRLTTLEKAFKINQAKAIYGTFAEIGAGQEIANWFFRAGGASGTIAKTMSAYDMTISDEIYGKASRYVSRQRMLSMLDHEFPMLLQRLDAKRGATTSFFTLADTVRARAYNDTTQECHGWLGLRFQSEPGGPSHDIQVHVRLLDDSHMRQCEALGIFGVNLIFAAFHLRHSLEDFLRSLLDDLSRKRIEVDMIDFSGVAFSAPEFQDRLVALKLVRLGLADAALFGANGEIWQASDVFFKKPVFLKRGSFDPITNLNLDMIARGQAAFQADFGAAAAGTIEILEITMHNLLASGCEVPDSEFLARADVLQALGKNVLISRYPEFHRVSKFLSRHTQMPIAIVLGLPLFEELFNEKWCLDLEGGLLESFGRLLKNQVRLYVYPMGDPHSGNVLGAKDARLSAEKKHLLRYLMETGSVREIPAGNVSSDDVLFHTSADVRRMIQQGEPEWQTLVPEIVLNQGPWWDMGKPAM
- a CDS encoding SAM-dependent methyltransferase; the protein is MQRALFDPQRGYYSRNIKTVGARGDFSTSATLFPALGKRIAAWLKDARNVIEIGAGCGELMEQVRRSLGLWRRMRMRFHIVETSPILREQQMRRLQGVTWHESIESALAATGGEAWIYHNELLDAFPATLVEWRGGRWSEVWLPEQLRTLGVDAEPFSALKHASFPEGQRCEIHPSIREWLQSGFKGWKRGQMLTIDYGDEFPALYHRRPGGTLRAYFMHQRLYWPDLLQNAGRMDLTADINFTDYRAWCRELGWEEISYQTMAQWAGAGESDGAGDAFKCLVHVVGDSSK